In Arthrobacter alpinus, a single window of DNA contains:
- a CDS encoding SRPBCC domain-containing protein has protein sequence MQNLFSHAHEPDYVSPLDAKPYEDSVVIDVPQDQAFDGFTDAVHLWWPVAELSVFGEGSHVAILRDHLVEESEDGDEMVWAEIQEWDSPGFIRLHWTLGSEELGTSDVEIHFDVADGGLTRVTIRCERALSSESDSDNVFICDWALILARYARFMGGAAKLD, from the coding sequence ATGCAGAATCTTTTTTCCCATGCCCATGAGCCCGACTATGTGTCACCTCTGGATGCTAAGCCCTACGAAGATTCGGTGGTCATCGATGTACCGCAGGATCAGGCCTTTGATGGCTTCACTGATGCTGTGCATCTCTGGTGGCCGGTGGCAGAACTGAGCGTGTTCGGTGAAGGGAGCCATGTTGCGATCCTTCGTGATCATCTGGTCGAAGAATCAGAAGACGGAGATGAGATGGTTTGGGCGGAAATTCAGGAGTGGGACTCACCTGGGTTCATCCGACTTCACTGGACATTGGGAAGCGAAGAACTGGGAACTTCGGACGTTGAGATCCATTTTGATGTTGCCGACGGAGGCCTGACCCGCGTGACAATCCGTTGTGAGCGTGCATTGAGCTCCGAAAGTGACTCGGATAACGTATTTATCTGTGATTGGGCACTCATCTTGGCCAGATACGCCAGATTCATGGGTGGAGCCGCCAAGCTCGACTAG
- the tyrS gene encoding tyrosine--tRNA ligase translates to MSLQTELRAPENDPSFANVWQELKWRGLVQVSTDEAALEELLAGDPITYYCGFDPTAPSLHLGNLVQLLTMRRMQLAGHKPLGLVGGSTGLVGDPRPTAERTMNSKETVSEWVGYLQGQVQRFLSFDGENAARMVNNLDWTAPMSAIDFLRDVGKYFRVGTMIKKDIVASRLNSDEGISYAEFSYQILQGMDYLELFRQYGCVLQQGGSDQWGNLTSGTELIRKVEGASVHALGTPLITNSDGTKFGKSEGNAIWLDAAMCSPFDMYQFWLHTADADVVDRLKVFTFLSREEIAAIAESVAQKPQAREGQRTLAFQVTSIVHGVDATLKVIAASGALFGQGDLAELDLTTLESATRELPRSGAPAEGLNIVELLVAAGLSKSNSEARRTVGEGGAYVNNVKITDLDATLGAGDALHGKFLLVRRGKRTLAMVELGN, encoded by the coding sequence GTGTCTTTGCAAACTGAACTCCGCGCCCCCGAGAACGATCCCAGCTTCGCCAATGTTTGGCAGGAGCTCAAATGGCGAGGCCTGGTCCAGGTCTCCACTGACGAGGCGGCTCTTGAAGAGCTCCTCGCCGGCGATCCCATCACGTACTATTGCGGTTTCGATCCCACAGCACCGAGCCTGCACCTGGGCAACCTCGTTCAGCTCTTGACCATGCGGCGCATGCAGCTGGCCGGCCACAAACCGCTGGGTTTGGTAGGCGGTTCCACCGGTCTGGTGGGGGATCCACGCCCGACGGCGGAGCGGACCATGAACTCCAAGGAAACAGTTTCCGAGTGGGTCGGCTACCTGCAGGGCCAGGTCCAGCGATTCCTGTCGTTCGACGGTGAGAACGCTGCCCGCATGGTCAACAACCTCGACTGGACGGCGCCCATGAGCGCCATCGATTTTCTGCGTGACGTTGGCAAGTACTTCCGCGTCGGCACCATGATCAAAAAAGACATCGTTGCTTCACGCCTAAACTCTGATGAGGGCATCAGCTACGCCGAATTCAGCTACCAGATCCTGCAGGGTATGGATTACCTGGAGCTCTTCCGCCAGTATGGGTGTGTTTTGCAGCAGGGTGGCTCCGATCAATGGGGCAACCTCACTAGCGGAACCGAACTGATTCGCAAGGTTGAAGGCGCCTCCGTGCATGCTTTGGGCACCCCCTTGATCACGAACTCCGACGGCACCAAGTTTGGTAAGAGCGAAGGCAACGCGATTTGGCTCGATGCAGCCATGTGCAGCCCGTTCGACATGTACCAGTTCTGGCTCCACACTGCCGACGCCGATGTGGTGGATCGTTTGAAGGTCTTCACCTTCCTTTCCCGTGAGGAGATTGCTGCCATTGCAGAATCGGTTGCCCAGAAGCCGCAGGCCCGTGAAGGCCAGCGCACTCTGGCCTTCCAGGTGACCTCAATCGTTCACGGCGTTGACGCCACATTGAAGGTCATTGCTGCATCCGGTGCTTTGTTCGGCCAGGGCGACTTGGCCGAGCTGGATCTGACCACACTTGAATCGGCAACTCGGGAACTTCCCCGATCGGGCGCACCGGCAGAAGGCCTCAACATTGTTGAGCTGTTGGTCGCTGCCGGGTTGTCCAAGAGCAATTCAGAAGCACGCCGCACAGTGGGGGAGGGTGGTGCCTATGTCAACAACGTCAAGATCACAGACCTGGACGCCACTTTGGGTGCCGGCGATGCGCTCCACGGTAAGTTCCTTCTGGTGCGCCGCGGCAAGCGAACGCTGGCCATGGTTGAACTAGGCAACTGA
- a CDS encoding HelD family protein, whose amino-acid sequence MYDDELAQERTYVHGLYSRLDELRAEKVEQLGEVRRAKSMGTHQNRSERDAFATLYENRLAQLNAVDDKLVFGRLDLDDGQSRYIGRIGLSSEDLRQLMVDWRAPEAGTFYQATAFERLGVRRRRHLLLQGRNVKAIEDDVLDHTMLVDGDHLQGEGALLAALNSKRTGRMNDIVGTIQAEQDRIIRSPLSGALVVQGGPGTGKTAVALHRAAYLLYTHRERLQAAGVLLVGPSNAFMKYIERVLPSLGETGVVMASVGNLFPGVRATAAESPETAELKGRLVMAEVVANAVANRQRLPRADARLDVEGTRLILTVRQVRRARDKARATGLPHNEARITFVKTLLRELTEQLREHIEAAGAGNNADRSYLAEDVRSAHDVRVMLNLCWMPMTAAKLVDDMFSKPEILAAVTPDFTQAERDLLLRSPGSGWSESDVPLLDEAAELLGEMDASGGRAQASADSQRKRDLANAEKAIANMNQQLEDSGVDGILTAEQLADYNIVEAASQTSAERALTDRSWAYGHVVIDEAQELSPMQWRLLVRRCPVKSFTIVGDIAQTSSSSGAMSWEHALAPFMGERWNMEELTVNYRTPMQIAEAAVRMANAAGQVVSAPKAVRDGEWEPLVDHVAAADVVATVVAVMPEETAAVGGGLVAVIAPAALVQQTTLALRSVYGNRIGHGAGSLEQDIVVIDPHEAKGLEFDGVIIVEPATLLADANGRVGDLYVSMTRPTQRLRMITSQPLPAGIKA is encoded by the coding sequence ATGTATGACGACGAGTTGGCCCAGGAACGCACTTATGTCCACGGCCTGTATTCCCGGCTGGATGAACTTCGCGCTGAAAAGGTTGAGCAGCTCGGTGAGGTTCGCCGTGCTAAATCCATGGGCACGCATCAAAATCGCTCGGAACGTGATGCCTTTGCCACGTTGTATGAAAACCGTTTGGCGCAGCTGAACGCGGTCGATGACAAGCTGGTTTTCGGTCGTCTGGATCTCGACGATGGCCAATCCCGCTATATCGGCAGGATCGGCCTTTCCTCCGAGGATCTACGGCAACTCATGGTCGACTGGCGCGCCCCCGAGGCCGGTACTTTCTACCAGGCCACCGCCTTTGAACGCCTTGGTGTGCGCCGGCGTCGTCACTTGCTCCTGCAGGGCCGCAACGTCAAGGCCATCGAGGACGACGTCCTTGACCACACCATGCTCGTTGATGGCGATCACCTGCAGGGCGAGGGGGCGCTCCTGGCTGCCCTGAACTCCAAGCGCACAGGGCGCATGAATGACATTGTCGGCACCATTCAGGCGGAGCAGGACCGGATTATCCGCTCGCCCCTGAGCGGCGCCCTCGTGGTGCAAGGCGGCCCCGGTACAGGCAAGACTGCCGTCGCACTGCACCGCGCCGCCTACCTGCTCTACACGCACCGCGAACGGTTGCAGGCAGCTGGCGTGCTGTTGGTGGGCCCGTCGAACGCTTTCATGAAGTACATCGAGCGCGTGCTGCCCTCCCTGGGCGAGACCGGCGTTGTGATGGCCAGCGTGGGAAATCTGTTCCCCGGTGTGCGAGCAACCGCTGCCGAGTCACCGGAAACAGCCGAGCTCAAGGGCCGTTTGGTCATGGCCGAGGTGGTTGCCAACGCTGTGGCCAACCGCCAGCGCCTACCGCGGGCGGATGCCCGGCTTGACGTTGAGGGCACTCGTTTGATCTTGACGGTCCGGCAGGTGCGCCGTGCTCGGGACAAGGCACGGGCCACAGGCCTGCCGCACAATGAAGCACGCATCACCTTCGTCAAGACGCTGCTGCGTGAGCTGACAGAACAATTGCGAGAGCACATTGAAGCTGCCGGTGCAGGAAACAATGCGGACAGGTCCTACCTGGCCGAGGATGTTCGATCAGCGCACGACGTGCGCGTCATGCTGAACCTTTGCTGGATGCCGATGACTGCCGCGAAGCTCGTCGATGACATGTTTAGCAAGCCCGAGATTCTTGCCGCCGTGACCCCTGACTTCACCCAGGCCGAGCGTGATCTGTTGTTGCGCAGTCCCGGCTCTGGCTGGAGCGAATCGGATGTGCCGTTGCTGGATGAGGCCGCCGAGCTTCTGGGTGAGATGGATGCCTCCGGTGGCCGCGCTCAGGCGTCGGCGGATTCGCAGCGGAAGCGGGATTTGGCCAACGCCGAAAAGGCCATCGCCAACATGAATCAGCAGCTGGAGGATTCCGGTGTTGACGGCATCCTGACGGCTGAGCAGCTGGCCGACTACAACATTGTGGAAGCGGCTTCCCAGACCAGCGCGGAACGTGCCCTGACTGATCGCTCGTGGGCTTATGGTCACGTAGTGATTGATGAGGCTCAGGAACTTTCGCCCATGCAGTGGCGCTTGCTCGTTCGTCGCTGCCCCGTGAAGTCCTTCACGATTGTGGGCGACATCGCCCAGACCAGTTCCTCCTCGGGAGCCATGTCCTGGGAGCATGCGCTCGCTCCGTTCATGGGGGAGCGGTGGAACATGGAAGAGCTCACGGTCAACTACCGTACGCCGATGCAGATCGCCGAGGCTGCTGTACGCATGGCCAATGCCGCCGGGCAGGTAGTCTCGGCGCCCAAGGCAGTGCGCGACGGCGAATGGGAACCGCTGGTTGACCATGTCGCCGCAGCCGACGTGGTAGCCACGGTTGTGGCAGTCATGCCCGAGGAGACTGCCGCAGTGGGTGGTGGACTTGTAGCGGTCATTGCTCCCGCGGCCCTGGTGCAGCAGACCACACTCGCACTGCGATCCGTGTACGGAAATCGCATTGGCCACGGAGCCGGATCATTGGAACAAGACATTGTGGTGATTGATCCGCACGAGGCCAAGGGTCTGGAATTTGATGGCGTCATCATCGTTGAGCCGGCCACTCTGCTCGCGGACGCCAACGGACGCGTAGGGGACTTGTACGTCTCCATGACCCGGCCCACCCAGCGCCTACGCATGATCACCTCGCAGCCACTGCCTGCGGGAATCAAGGCGTAA
- a CDS encoding adenine phosphoribosyltransferase, which yields MSTHTQSPETSHVSAVLDELCATVEDYPAEGIVFKDLTPVFADGAAFKLMVDSIVTAFAGKFDAVAGIEARGFLLAAAAAYATGTGVITIRKAGKLPREVFAESYALEYGQATLELHKEDVPAGTRVLILDDVLATGGTIGAAVSLLERSGAIVTGVGVVLEIDGLPGRSNLAPHEVLSLQTV from the coding sequence ATTTCAACCCACACCCAGAGCCCCGAAACTTCGCATGTTTCCGCGGTTCTCGATGAGTTGTGCGCCACAGTTGAGGACTACCCCGCAGAGGGCATTGTTTTCAAAGATTTAACCCCAGTTTTTGCTGACGGTGCCGCCTTCAAGTTGATGGTTGATTCCATCGTCACGGCCTTCGCCGGAAAGTTCGACGCCGTTGCCGGAATTGAGGCTAGAGGTTTCCTCCTGGCCGCGGCTGCTGCCTACGCCACGGGAACCGGTGTCATCACCATCCGCAAGGCTGGAAAATTGCCGCGCGAGGTGTTCGCCGAAAGCTACGCGCTGGAGTACGGCCAGGCAACCCTCGAGCTGCACAAGGAAGACGTCCCAGCCGGCACGCGTGTGCTAATTCTTGACGATGTTCTCGCCACCGGCGGCACGATCGGCGCGGCCGTTTCGTTGCTTGAGCGCTCGGGTGCCATCGTGACAGGTGTGGGTGTGGTTCTGGAGATTGACGGATTGCCGGGCCGGAGCAACCTCGCGCCGCATGAGGTTCTCTCACTACAGACTGTGTGA
- a CDS encoding GNAT family N-acetyltransferase, with product MQHNISLPGHGVRLVPLRRRHAADLYPYIDAEMWAGMASELPTSKRALERLFATRIADPSVIAFAVIDEETGTVAGTTSLYDYVPEQSRVELGMTFFGRNYWGRNVNASSKLALLEFAFEELRVYRVTLRCDARNVRSAAAIEKLGATLDGVLRGYRRGHDGTRVDTRVYSLLEYEWPASRSGLVQRLTPADLLPQVTELIEYSEQLMRADAQNAPLPA from the coding sequence GTGCAACACAACATTTCACTTCCCGGGCATGGTGTCCGGCTTGTTCCGCTACGGCGTCGTCACGCGGCAGATTTGTACCCCTACATCGATGCAGAGATGTGGGCTGGCATGGCCTCCGAACTGCCCACGTCCAAGCGTGCCCTGGAACGGCTGTTTGCCACCCGAATTGCTGACCCGTCTGTCATCGCCTTTGCCGTCATCGACGAAGAGACCGGCACAGTAGCGGGTACCACCAGCCTTTACGACTACGTTCCCGAGCAGTCACGCGTTGAGCTGGGCATGACCTTTTTTGGCCGGAATTACTGGGGCCGCAACGTCAATGCCTCCTCAAAACTGGCGCTCTTGGAGTTCGCGTTTGAGGAGTTGCGCGTCTACCGGGTGACCCTTCGCTGCGACGCGCGCAATGTTCGCAGCGCCGCTGCCATTGAAAAACTCGGAGCCACCTTGGACGGCGTGCTGCGCGGCTACCGCCGCGGGCACGATGGCACTCGTGTGGACACCCGTGTGTACTCGTTGCTGGAATATGAATGGCCGGCATCGCGCTCCGGCCTGGTCCAGCGATTGACACCTGCGGACCTGCTGCCACAAGTGACTGAACTCATTGAGTACTCGGAGCAGTTGATGCGCGCGGACGCCCAGAACGCACCACTCCCGGCTTGA
- a CDS encoding DNA-3-methyladenine glycosylase, with product MDLHELLHLPATEVAPYLLGALVRHESPEGPVVVRLSEVEAYLGPADSADPDPGAHSYRGMTNRNAVMFGPPGHLYVYFTYGMHFCANLVCRPEGTSSGCLMRAGEIVEGLELARSRRPTAKNDVELAQGPARLAKALAFGREHNGLSALGGEVSLTLPRIPVEAVRTGPRVGISGPGGTEAYPWRYWIDGDPTVSKFKPGVVRSGRPRASTAPSTQ from the coding sequence ATGGACCTTCATGAACTCTTGCACCTTCCTGCCACTGAGGTAGCGCCCTACTTGCTGGGCGCCTTGGTGAGGCACGAGAGCCCGGAAGGTCCCGTCGTCGTCCGTCTGAGCGAGGTGGAGGCTTATCTGGGCCCGGCTGATTCCGCAGACCCAGACCCCGGCGCCCACAGCTATCGGGGGATGACGAATCGCAATGCCGTGATGTTCGGCCCACCCGGCCACCTCTACGTGTACTTCACCTACGGAATGCACTTTTGCGCGAACCTGGTCTGCCGGCCCGAGGGGACATCGTCGGGATGTCTGATGCGTGCCGGCGAGATCGTAGAGGGACTGGAGCTGGCCCGTTCCCGCCGGCCAACGGCCAAGAACGACGTCGAGCTGGCCCAAGGCCCTGCCCGGCTCGCCAAGGCCCTAGCCTTTGGCCGTGAACACAACGGTCTGAGCGCACTTGGTGGGGAAGTGAGCTTGACCCTGCCGCGGATTCCCGTGGAGGCTGTGCGCACCGGACCGCGCGTTGGAATCAGCGGGCCCGGTGGCACCGAGGCCTACCCGTGGCGGTATTGGATCGACGGCGATCCGACCGTCTCGAAGTTCAAGCCGGGAGTGGTGCGTTCTGGGCGTCCGCGCGCATCAACTGCTCCGAGTACTCAATGA
- a CDS encoding DNA-3-methyladenine glycosylase family protein, with the protein MAIALDFIAPFEPGIFDFLAARAIPGVEDADSSSYARTVLLTHGHGWFRVNWEAGALWLEQDLEDPADAAELRGHVRHLLNLGHNPQMADKALSAHPLLAARVAALPGIRLPGCVNPAEIMIRAMVGQQVTVAAARTALAQLVALSTPSRLPHGSMTHFFPAPAEIAARGRDILRGPQRRIDSIVAVAAMLAEGSLHIGKGDSYESLAEKLLPLAGIGPWTVGYVAMRVLGNSDIFLPGDAAVRNGYGLLRGDTLTQARSIKAPELSRMAEPLKPWRSYATLHLWRIAGEK; encoded by the coding sequence ATGGCCATCGCTCTAGATTTTATTGCCCCCTTTGAACCCGGGATCTTTGACTTCCTGGCGGCCCGCGCCATACCGGGCGTGGAGGACGCCGATTCGTCCAGCTACGCCAGAACCGTGCTCCTCACCCACGGGCATGGCTGGTTTCGCGTGAACTGGGAAGCCGGAGCATTGTGGCTTGAGCAGGACTTGGAAGACCCGGCGGACGCCGCCGAACTTCGTGGCCATGTGCGGCACTTGCTAAATTTGGGCCACAATCCGCAGATGGCAGACAAGGCGCTAAGTGCGCATCCGCTCTTGGCGGCAAGGGTGGCAGCGCTGCCCGGAATTCGTCTGCCCGGCTGTGTAAATCCAGCCGAGATCATGATCAGAGCCATGGTGGGCCAACAGGTCACGGTGGCTGCAGCACGCACGGCACTTGCACAACTAGTTGCACTCAGCACGCCCTCCCGGCTGCCGCACGGCTCCATGACGCATTTCTTCCCGGCTCCTGCCGAAATTGCCGCACGTGGCAGGGACATCCTCCGGGGTCCGCAGCGACGGATCGACTCGATAGTGGCTGTCGCGGCGATGCTGGCTGAGGGTTCGCTGCACATCGGCAAGGGCGACAGCTACGAGTCCTTGGCCGAAAAGCTCCTGCCGCTTGCAGGCATCGGCCCCTGGACCGTGGGATACGTGGCCATGCGGGTGCTGGGCAACAGCGACATCTTCCTTCCCGGCGACGCCGCCGTGCGCAATGGCTACGGCCTGCTCCGGGGCGACACCCTGACGCAGGCTCGCAGCATCAAAGCCCCGGAGCTGAGCCGCATGGCCGAGCCGCTAAAGCCTTGGCGCTCCTATGCCACCTTGCATCTGTGGCGGATTGCCGGAGAGAAGTAG
- a CDS encoding 2-hydroxymuconate tautomerase, which translates to MPIIQISLIEGREPQQIRNLISQVTNSVSNALDAPVESIKVIVTEVAPTHWGSGDRTIAEKRG; encoded by the coding sequence ATGCCTATCATTCAGATTTCCCTCATCGAGGGCCGCGAGCCCCAGCAGATTCGCAACCTCATCTCTCAAGTGACGAACTCGGTGTCCAATGCACTCGATGCCCCCGTCGAATCCATCAAGGTCATCGTGACCGAGGTGGCACCGACCCACTGGGGTTCAGGAGATCGCACCATCGCCGAGAAACGCGGCTAA
- a CDS encoding maleylpyruvate isomerase family mycothiol-dependent enzyme: MTDISNAQLMDRLKIAADNVGAKLGSLTDADVLEPTDLPGWTRGHVLAHIAHVSNAVARQAEYALRGELIEFYDGGQGGRTQAIEMNAGHSAAEHREYISAAFTRALTVLDGLEDAQWELPISYRNGTVRDGALAYWRELVIHLADLQLGRGPETWSKEFCLYLFEFLADRVPANVKLKLLPLALPPMTIGSGQNSVSVQGMLTDIAAWLSGRTPTMGSLRAEAAADSVELPKLLPWPSAFAAK; the protein is encoded by the coding sequence ATGACTGATATTTCTAACGCGCAGCTGATGGACCGCCTAAAGATTGCGGCCGACAACGTAGGCGCCAAATTAGGGAGCCTCACGGACGCCGATGTCCTGGAGCCCACCGATTTGCCGGGATGGACGCGCGGGCACGTGCTGGCGCACATCGCGCATGTTTCAAACGCTGTTGCCCGGCAGGCTGAGTATGCCTTGCGCGGGGAATTAATTGAATTTTACGACGGCGGCCAGGGTGGCCGCACGCAGGCGATCGAGATGAACGCAGGCCACTCGGCGGCCGAACACCGCGAGTACATTTCTGCCGCTTTCACCAGGGCTCTGACGGTCCTGGATGGACTCGAGGATGCGCAATGGGAGCTGCCCATCAGCTACCGCAACGGCACAGTACGCGACGGTGCGCTGGCGTACTGGCGCGAGCTCGTGATCCACCTGGCCGATCTCCAGTTGGGCCGCGGCCCCGAGACCTGGTCCAAGGAGTTCTGCCTGTATCTCTTCGAGTTCCTGGCTGACCGTGTCCCGGCAAATGTGAAACTAAAGCTACTTCCTTTGGCGTTGCCTCCCATGACCATTGGCTCAGGCCAGAACAGCGTTTCGGTGCAGGGCATGCTGACCGATATCGCTGCCTGGTTGTCCGGCAGGACACCCACTATGGGCAGCCTGCGCGCCGAAGCTGCCGCGGATTCCGTGGAGCTGCCCAAGCTGCTGCCCTGGCCGTCCGCGTTCGCCGCCAAATAG
- the argH gene encoding argininosuccinate lyase, whose amino-acid sequence MAHGTNEGALWGGRFQGGPADALAALSKSTHFDWRLALYDIAGSKAHARVLNTAGLLDASELEGMLKALDELEVDVKSGAYGPADSDEDVHGSLERGLIERAGTALGGKLRAGRSRNDQIATLGRMYLRDHARIIAAGVLSVIDALVEQAKAHHGVAMPGRTHLQHAQPILLSHHLLAHAWALLRDVQRLVDWDKRAAVSPYGSGALAGSSLGLDPNAVAADLGFDSAVWNSIDGTAARDVFAEFAWVSAMIGVDLSRVSEEVILWATKEFSFVTLHDSYSTGSSIMPQKKNPDVAELARGKAGRLIGDLTGLLATLKGLPLAYNRDLQEDKEPVFDAADTLELLLPAVSGMMATLVFNTERMEALAPQGFALATDIAEWLVRQGVPFRDAHELSGAAVKVAEGRGVELWDLTDAEYAGISEHLTPEVRTVLSTNGSLNSRNAQGGTAPSAVLLQLAALEGQLGEVRSFVA is encoded by the coding sequence ATGGCCCACGGAACTAACGAAGGTGCGCTCTGGGGTGGTCGCTTTCAGGGCGGCCCCGCAGACGCGCTAGCGGCACTGAGCAAGTCAACACACTTTGACTGGCGCTTGGCACTGTATGACATTGCTGGCTCCAAGGCGCACGCCCGCGTCTTGAACACGGCCGGGTTGTTGGACGCAAGTGAGCTCGAAGGCATGCTGAAGGCCCTTGACGAGCTCGAAGTGGATGTGAAATCCGGCGCGTACGGTCCTGCCGATTCCGATGAGGACGTCCACGGCTCTCTGGAGCGCGGACTGATTGAACGCGCCGGAACGGCCTTGGGCGGCAAGCTCCGTGCCGGCCGTTCGCGCAACGATCAGATTGCCACACTGGGGCGCATGTACCTGCGTGACCACGCACGGATCATCGCGGCCGGAGTTCTTTCCGTCATTGATGCGTTGGTGGAGCAGGCCAAGGCGCACCACGGTGTGGCCATGCCTGGCCGCACTCACCTCCAGCATGCTCAGCCAATTTTGCTCAGCCACCACCTGTTGGCCCATGCCTGGGCCCTGCTCCGTGATGTGCAACGCCTCGTTGACTGGGACAAGCGCGCAGCGGTTTCACCGTATGGCTCGGGTGCCTTGGCTGGGTCCTCACTGGGCCTGGACCCCAATGCTGTCGCTGCCGATCTCGGTTTCGACTCCGCTGTGTGGAACTCCATCGATGGCACCGCAGCACGCGATGTCTTCGCCGAGTTTGCTTGGGTTTCAGCCATGATTGGTGTGGACCTTTCCCGGGTTTCCGAGGAAGTCATCCTCTGGGCCACGAAGGAATTCTCCTTTGTGACCCTGCATGATTCCTACTCCACGGGATCCTCGATCATGCCGCAGAAGAAGAACCCGGATGTGGCTGAACTTGCCCGTGGCAAGGCGGGACGCCTGATTGGCGACCTGACCGGTCTGCTGGCAACGCTCAAGGGCTTGCCGTTGGCTTACAACAGGGATCTGCAGGAAGACAAGGAGCCCGTCTTCGACGCGGCAGACACCTTGGAACTTCTGCTCCCGGCCGTCTCCGGCATGATGGCCACGCTGGTCTTCAACACCGAACGCATGGAAGCGCTGGCACCTCAGGGCTTCGCGCTGGCTACGGATATTGCCGAATGGCTGGTCCGTCAGGGCGTACCGTTCCGCGATGCACACGAGCTTTCCGGTGCTGCGGTCAAGGTGGCCGAGGGCCGTGGCGTTGAGCTGTGGGACCTCACGGATGCCGAGTACGCGGGCATTTCCGAGCACCTCACACCCGAGGTTCGTACCGTCCTGAGCACCAACGGTTCGTTGAACAGCCGTAACGCCCAGGGTGGCACCGCCCCCTCGGCTGTGCTGTTGCAGCTCGCGGCCCTTGAGGGTCAGCTGGGCGAAGTTCGAAGCTTCGTGGCCTGA
- a CDS encoding argininosuccinate synthase, whose protein sequence is MTERIVLAYSGGLDTSVAIGWIGEATGAEVIAVAVDVGQGGESLEDIRQRALACGAVEAYVADARDEFANEYAMPTLKANALYQGHYPLVSAISRPVIVKHLVKAAREFGATTVAHGCTGKGNDQVRFEVGIQTLGPDLKCIAPVRDLALTRDKAIAFAEAKGLPIETTKKNPYSIDQNVWGRAVETGYLEDIWNAPTKDIYDYTATPEFPPAPDEVVISFHQGVPVAIDGVKVSALQAIQELNRRAGAQGVGRIDVVEDRLVGIKSREIYEAPGAMALITAHKHLEDITIEREQARFKATVSQRWAELVYDGQWFSPLKRSLDAFIEDTQKYVSGDIRMTLHGGQAIVNGRRSETSLYDFDLATYDTGDTFDQSQAKGFIELWGMSSKVASTRDQRAAGK, encoded by the coding sequence GTGACTGAACGCATTGTATTGGCCTACTCCGGTGGTCTTGACACCTCCGTCGCCATCGGTTGGATCGGTGAAGCCACCGGTGCAGAAGTTATTGCAGTGGCTGTTGACGTAGGACAGGGCGGCGAGTCCCTCGAAGACATTCGCCAGCGGGCCCTGGCTTGCGGCGCCGTCGAAGCTTATGTTGCCGATGCACGTGACGAATTCGCCAACGAATACGCAATGCCCACGTTGAAGGCCAATGCCCTGTACCAGGGTCACTACCCGCTGGTTTCGGCCATCTCCCGCCCCGTGATCGTCAAGCACCTGGTCAAGGCTGCCCGCGAATTTGGCGCCACCACAGTTGCTCACGGTTGCACCGGCAAGGGCAACGACCAGGTCCGCTTCGAAGTTGGAATTCAGACTCTGGGCCCGGACCTGAAGTGCATTGCACCGGTTCGCGACCTGGCACTGACCCGCGACAAGGCCATCGCCTTCGCCGAGGCCAAGGGCCTGCCGATCGAAACCACCAAGAAGAACCCGTACTCCATTGACCAGAACGTCTGGGGCCGCGCCGTGGAAACCGGCTACCTCGAAGACATCTGGAACGCTCCCACCAAGGACATCTACGACTACACGGCCACCCCGGAATTCCCCCCGGCACCGGATGAAGTTGTCATCTCCTTCCACCAGGGTGTTCCTGTCGCCATTGACGGCGTGAAGGTCTCAGCGTTGCAGGCCATCCAGGAACTGAACCGCCGCGCCGGCGCTCAGGGTGTTGGCCGCATCGACGTCGTGGAAGACCGCTTGGTAGGCATCAAGAGCCGCGAGATCTACGAGGCACCCGGTGCCATGGCCCTGATCACCGCTCACAAGCACCTCGAAGACATCACGATCGAGCGCGAGCAGGCCCGTTTCAAGGCCACCGTCAGCCAGCGCTGGGCCGAGCTGGTCTACGACGGCCAGTGGTTCTCCCCGTTGAAGCGTTCACTGGATGCTTTCATCGAAGACACCCAAAAGTACGTCTCCGGAGACATCCGCATGACCCTGCACGGTGGCCAGGCCATCGTCAACGGCCGCCGCTCGGAGACCTCGCTGTACGACTTCGATCTGGCCACCTACGACACCGGTGACACCTTCGACCAGTCACAGGCCAAGGGCTTCATCGAGCTGTGGGGCATGTCCTCCAAGGTTGCTTCCACCCGCGACCAGCGCGCCGCAGGCAAGTAA